A stretch of the Nicotiana tabacum cultivar K326 chromosome 6, ASM71507v2, whole genome shotgun sequence genome encodes the following:
- the LOC107830927 gene encoding uncharacterized protein LOC107830927, whose translation MGSSGILTLLDMPTSPVIEEYESIIITDSTPSFIEVGQVYQDKETIATAMKHYSVMHKFQFRVKRSSARSYWLICVGENCTWHFKATSINDSTMFKVRNFDKQHTCSLMDNIFIQRKPTTMVVGSMVIPKYSDPKTIYTPKDIQFDMLSEHDVNLTYMKAWRAKEKALQFLRGHPTDSYRKLPSYLYILEKPYPRSVVKLKKTDDDCFLYVVDAICTSISGWEYCRPVVVVYGTFLKSSYRGIMLIASTMDAAGTILPLAYGVVDSENDTSWKCFFEQFKLAYGERANMCVVLDRNESILKATSIVYPGIPHYSCMWHIWTNIRAKFKKGHLKLSELYFATTRSYTLDEFNEKISKIEEIDPRVKAYLYDIGYHRWSRVHATVNRTWTMTSNITESLNAVTKYARELLIVELLEYMRILLERWTKEKLLKANGTFKYLGYKFNKELDDNRTLSHKLRVTSDYLLNQIHK comes from the exons ATGG GTTCATCTGGAATACTAACgttacttgatatgccaacatctcccgtTATAGAGGAATATGAAAGTATAATAATAACAGATAGTACACCAAGTTTTATTGAAGTAGGACAAGTATACCAAGACAAGGAAACAATTGCAACTGCAATGAAGCACTATTCTGTCATGCACAAGTTCCAATTCAGGGTTAAAAGATCTAGTGCTAGAAG ctACTGGCTGATATGTGTTGGTGAAAACTGTACATGGCACTTCAAGGCAACTAGCATAAATGATTCTACAATGTTCAAGGTCAGAAATTTCGACAAGCAGCACACATGCTCTTTAATGGACAATATATTCATACAACGCAAACCTACTACCATGGTAGTTGGTAGCATGGTTATTCCAAAATATTCTGATCCTAAGACAATTTACACCccaaaagacattcaatttgaCATGTTGTCTGAACACGACGTGAATCTAACCTACATGAAAGcctggagagcaaaggaaaaggctTTACAATTTTTGAGAGGTCATCCTACTGACTCCTACAGGAAATTACCTAGTTATTTGTATATTCTAGAGAAGCCTTATCCGAGGTCTGTAGTTAAACTGAAGAAGACAGACGATGACTGTTTTTTGTATGTAGTTGATGCAATTTGTACGTCAATCAGTGGTTGGGAATATTGTAGGCCAGTTGTAGTAGTTTATGGGACCTTTTTAAAGTCATCGTACAGGGGAATAATGCTAATAGCTAGTACAATGGATGCAGCAG GTACCATATTACCATTGGCATATGGTGTTGTTGATTCAGAGAATGACACATCATGGAAGTGTttttttgagcaattcaagcTCGCGTATGGTGAAAGAGCAAACATGTGTGTTGTTTTGGATCGGAATGAGAGTATCTTGAAGGCAACATCTATTGTTTATCCTGGCATTCCACATTATTCAtgcatgtggcatatttggacaaatatacGGGCAAAGTTCAAGAAGGGACATCTTAAGCTAAGTGAATTATACTTTGCCACGACGCGATCATACACacttgatgaatttaatgaaaaaATATCAAAGATTGAGGAGATTGACCCTCGTGTTAAAGCATACTTATACGATATTGGATATCATAGATGGTCTCGAGTACATGCAACGGTGAACAGAACTTGGACTATGACATCAAACATTACAGAGTCGTTGAATGCTGTAACAAAATATGCAAGAGAGCTGCTGATAGTAGAACTATTAGAGTATATGAGGATCCTTCTTGAACGTTGGACgaaagaaaaattattgaaagCAAATGGTACATTCAAATACCTTGGATACAAATTTAACAAAGAGTTGGATGACAACAGAACATTGTCGCACAAGCTTAGAGTAACATCTGATTATTTATTGAATCAAATTCATAAATAG